The DNA sequence TACTTTATGCCATCCTCCCTAGTTACTTTTCTATTCGTATCTTTTTCTTTCGCCTTTAAAATACCTTCATATATAAATCTTTCATAAAGATAACCTAGGTCATCATATTCATAATACATATCTATAGTTTGAGCTAATAATTGGAAAAATTCCTTCTGGGTTATCTCTTCTTTTGGTTTAAACTCATTTCCACCAAATAAGAAAATATATTCTTGTAATTTTTCAATCTGCTCTTTAGCAAAGCTTTCTCCAATATCCGTATAATTTCTCATACCCCTTCTTTCCATTAACTCCTTTCCACTATCTACTACCTCTGCCTTTTTAGCATCTACTATTAAATACTTATCTTTGAAATCGTAGACTATAGCCTAATACTATTTTCCCCTTTATCATTATTTTCGGTTTGATATTCTAAATCTAATCCCCCTCCCTTTTACTAATATTTCCATAGCCTCATCCTTTGATATAATCCCTTTTATATCTGGAAATTCTAGTTCCTTATCCCAGATGATATAAAAACTAGTTACCTCTCCAGTTTGAGTATCTATATTAACATGGATATTGTTTTCATTAAATATAATCCCGTTTTCCACCCTCACAAAATTATAACTATAATCTCTCCTATTCTAAACAAGACCTTAATCCTTTGAATATTTTTGCTTAAAACCTCCTCTTGAGCATATCCACTAGATGGAATGTACGTAATGAGAAAATGTTAGTACCATTACTAAACATATTGATTTAAATTGAATTTTTTCCATATATTATCTCCTCATGAATTAAGTATGTAATAATTTTAATAAATTATCTATATTATAAAGGGAAAAATTTGTAATAATTGCAATTCCTTACTGCAGATTTTATGTCCTACTCCTTTAACCTGTTGCCTAAGCCGCCTGAATCCTTACCTACATGTCCTGCATCTAAAAAACTTTCGTCATAACCTACAACTCTTAATTTTTTGAGATTACCCTAGCCAACTATTTAATCTTAAATTATTAAATGGATTTTTCACAAAATTTTTACTATTACAAAGAATATCTTTTAGAACCATTTTAATCAAAAAAACATCTCCAAAATCAAAAAGCTTTAACTCTTGGAGATGTTTTTTAGTATAACGTTAAAATTATATCATAACTCTAATTATATCCTATTATCTTTGAAAGACATACATCTAATATTTCTTCATATTCAATATATTGTTTGATTCCCCATTCCTCTAATACTTCTTCAGTTCCAATCCAAACTTCTGTCTTAATTGGTATATATTCAAATAATTCTTCCACATCCTCGTTAATCATCCTAATGCAACCTGCAGAAACATATCTTCCTATAGAATAAGGGTCAGAATTTCCATGAATTCCATAACCTCTATATCTCTCCGTTGAAAGGCCTAACCACCTTTTCCCCAAGGGATTATTAGGATCACCACCCCTTACTGGTTTGAACTTTCCTCCCATTCCTCCCCAGTAAGGATTTTTCAACTTATTAATTATAGTAAACTTATAATCTGGTGTTGGTGTAGATTCCTTACCTAACGCAATAGGATATTTTTTATATACTTCACCATTATTATATACTGTTAGTATTTTCTTAGTTTTATTTACAACTATAAACCATTCCTTCACCTTAATTTCCTCTGGAATTATATCTATAATTTTCTTATTTTTTTCAACCAATGCTTTTTGAGTCATCTCTCCAATTAGCCCATCTACAAACAAATTATTTTCTGCTTGGAACCTTAATAAGGTGTTCCTTTGTTCCAATATGTTTTCTTCATATCCGCTACTTACATATTCTTTCAAAAGGCTGCCATTATCAATTGTTCCTGCATAACTTATCTCAATGAATAATACTAAAATGAACAGAATCATTATTCCTAAACTCAACCATTTCCCAATAGTTCCCATTAAAACATCCCCTCCAATCTACTATATTCAGATGGAAGGGAATAGTTTAATGATTTTTCCTAAAACAATTTTTAAAAAAGCCAGATAAATTTGGCAATTCTTTCCAAAGTTTTGAGAATATTTGATTAAACAAGCTCATAAAATAATACAAAAGCATATTTCATCAAATTTTATCATATTTTTATAATTCGAATTCCATTACTTATTCCCTTTAACTCATCTCTGCCAATGAAACTCATTAGAGTTTATATAAAGGAGGTGAGGTAATGGCTTTCTTGGAACTTCTCTTTAAAACCTTGACAGCTTTGGTAAATCTATTAATTAGCATAATCCACCTTAGATCCGTAAGTTATAAGGCAAAGAACTCTTCCAGTAAAGAAGAGTTCTCTACACAAAAAAAGGTTTGATTTACTATCTTTGGGGAGCCGCATCTCCCCTATATTTTCTTCTCAATTTTTATTATATCATTATATTACAAAAATATTACACCTATTTTCTATCTATTTTCTTTTTAGTCCAACCTCAAGCCTAAATTCTCACCAAAAGTATAGGCTTCTTTGTATTCCCTAAATCCTAATTTTCTATTTATCTCATTGTGTTCATAAGCTCTATGGATGGGATAATACTGACTCATAAGGTTTACTAGACAATCTGGAGATAATTCCTCTTTTATGAATTTTAAAACCTCTTTCGTATCCTCAATATTCCCTGGAAGCATTAAATGTCTTATAATTAGCCCTCTATAGGCAATGCCCTTATCGTCTACCTTTAATCCTCCTACTTGCCTATCCATTTCTTTTAAGGCTAATTTTGCTTTATTAGGATAATCTGGTACTTTAGAGAATTTCATTGCTAATTCAGAACTAAAATATTCCGGCATATAGATATCAATTATTCCATCTAAGATCTTCAAAATTTCAATCTTCTCATAGCCTCCTGTATTGTATACTATGGGCAAATTAAGGCCTTTTCCAACTGCTATATAAATAGCCTCTATTATATTAGGAACGAAATGGGTTGGAGAAACTAGATTTATATTATGACATCTATAGTGATTTTGTATATAAAGCATTATATTTGCCAATTCTTCATTGGATACTGTTCTTCCTTCCCCTCCAAAGCTAAGTTCATAATTCTGACAGAAAACATATCTCATGTTACAATATCCAAAAAATATGGTACCAGAACCTTTATATCCAACTAATACATCTTCCTCCCCAAAATGAGAACCATAACTGGATACTATTATCTTATCTGTAGCCTTGCAAAATCCTACCCTTTTAGTTCTGTCCGCACCACATCCATGGGGACAGAGATAACATTCTGTTAAATACTTCTTAACTTCCTCTACC is a window from the Tepidimicrobium xylanilyticum genome containing:
- a CDS encoding S-layer homology domain-containing protein, producing MERRGMRNYTDIGESFAKEQIEKLQEYIFLFGGNEFKPKEEITQKEFFQLLAQTIDMYYEYDDLGYLYERFIYEGILKAKEKDTNRKVTREDGIKYIIRAFGLKTLYDLGDIYKIEYEDADEISSNLKGHVAKARGLGIISGGKYFRPKDYLNRGRSSSINL
- a CDS encoding L,D-transpeptidase, which gives rise to MGTIGKWLSLGIMILFILVLFIEISYAGTIDNGSLLKEYVSSGYEENILEQRNTLLRFQAENNLFVDGLIGEMTQKALVEKNKKIIDIIPEEIKVKEWFIVVNKTKKILTVYNNGEVYKKYPIALGKESTPTPDYKFTIINKLKNPYWGGMGGKFKPVRGGDPNNPLGKRWLGLSTERYRGYGIHGNSDPYSIGRYVSAGCIRMINEDVEELFEYIPIKTEVWIGTEEVLEEWGIKQYIEYEEILDVCLSKIIGYN
- a CDS encoding radical SAM protein → MDTFKPSYIRLYEDGTLLKRVEEVKKYLTECYLCPHGCGADRTKRVGFCKATDKIIVSSYGSHFGEEDVLVGYKGSGTIFFGYCNMRYVFCQNYELSFGGEGRTVSNEELANIMLYIQNHYRCHNINLVSPTHFVPNIIEAIYIAVGKGLNLPIVYNTGGYEKIEILKILDGIIDIYMPEYFSSELAMKFSKVPDYPNKAKLALKEMDRQVGGLKVDDKGIAYRGLIIRHLMLPGNIEDTKEVLKFIKEELSPDCLVNLMSQYYPIHRAYEHNEINRKLGFREYKEAYTFGENLGLRLD